AGACGTTTTCCAGGCTGGCCGCAATCTCGGCCTTGTCGGCCCGCGTGTAGGCGCCCATGAGCAGGTTTTCGCGCACGGTTAAATTGGGGAATATTTTTCTGCCCTCCGGAACGTGGGCGATGCCCATCTGGACGATTTTGTGGGCGGGCATTCTGGTTATATCCTGTCCGTTAAATTCGATTTTGCCCTCCTTAGGCCGGATGAGGCCGGAGATGGTGCGCAGGGTGGTGGATTTGCCCGCGCCATTGGCCCCGATCAGGGTGACGATTTCTCCTTCCCTCACCTCGAAGGAAATGCCGTGCAGGGCCTGGATGGTGCCGTAAAAGACCTGGAGGTTGGTTACAGAAAGCATCAGGCAACGGTCACCCCCTTGCCCAGGTAGGCCTCCAGCACCTTCTGGTTGGTGCGGACCTCCTCCGGCAGGCCGGTGGCTATTACTTCGCCGAAGTCAAGGACCACCAGCCGCTCGCAGACGTTCATGACCACGCCCATCTGGTGCTCGATTAAGAGTATGGTCAACTTGAAGCGGTCTCGTATAAACCTGATCAAATCGACCAGGGCGCTCGCCTCGGCCGGATTCATCCCGGCGGCGGGCTCGTCCAGCAGCAAGAGCCTGGGCTCACCGGCCAGGGCGCGGGCTATCTCAAGCCGGCGCTGGTCGCCGTAAGGCAGGCTGGCGGCGGTCATTCCGGCCCGGTCGGCCAGATTCATGGTTTCCAGCAGTTCCATGGATTTGGCGTAAATCTGTTCCTCCCCGGCGGAGTACCGCGGCGTGTGAAGGAAGGCGTCGAGCAAACCGTAGCCGGTCCTGGAATGAAAGACCGCCCGGACGTTGTCAAGCACGCTGCACTGCTTGAAAAGCCTGATGTTCTGGAAGGTCCTGGCTATTCCGAGCCGGTTGATTTTAAAGGGTTTCATTCCCAGGATATTCTTGCCCATGAATTCTATGGAGCCTGAAGACACCGGGAATACGCCGGTAATCAGGTTAAAAACCGTCGTTTTGCCCGCCCCGTTGGGCCCGATCAGCCCGACTATTTCGTTTTCGGCAAGGGTCAGGCTGAAATTGGACAGTGCCCTTAAGCCGCCGAAGTTTTTGCTAAG
The window above is part of the Pelotomaculum thermopropionicum SI genome. Proteins encoded here:
- the LivG gene encoding ABC-type branched-chain amino acid transport systems, ATPase component, which produces MPVLEIKGLSKNFGGLRALSNFSLTLAENEIVGLIGPNGAGKTTVFNLITGVFPVSSGSIEFMGKNILGMKPFKINRLGIARTFQNIRLFKQCSVLDNVRAVFHSRTGYGLLDAFLHTPRYSAGEEQIYAKSMELLETMNLADRAGMTAASLPYGDQRRLEIARALAGEPRLLLLDEPAAGMNPAEASALVDLIRFIRDRFKLTILLIEHQMGVVMNVCERLVVLDFGEVIATGLPEEVRTNQKVLEAYLGKGVTVA